In Luxibacter massiliensis, the genomic stretch CCAGAGGGCAGATGTCATTGTATGGGCATCCCCCCTTTACTGGATGCAGTTCAGCGCACAGATCAAGATGGTAATGGACCGGCTCTATGCACTGTCTCCGGAGAGCATTGCGAATAAACAGGTGGCTCTTCTTGCGGCAGCAGCAAGTCCGGCAGAGGCCATTGAGAATACGCTGCTTCCGTATTATCAGATGTGCTTTGGGCAGAGCTTGGGATGGAAGGATGCGGGAAGTGTGCTGGCAGGCGGTGTGTTTGGCCCTGGGGATGTGGAAAAGACCCCCTATGCACAGCAGGCCTATGAACTTGGAAAATCTTTATAAACAGAGGAGGAAAATATCATGCAGATTGTATTGATTACAGGCTCCGGACGAAAAGGCGGTCTGGGATATGAAACAGCAAAGCAGCTTGGAGAAAAGGGTTGTCATGTGATTCTGACAGCGAGAAAAACAGAGGCGGAACTTGCCGTCCATACAGAGGAATTGGCCCGCAAAGGGATTTCGGCATCCTATGTGCCCATGGACATTACCAGCGAAGAAAGTGTAAAAAATGCTGCTGCGTCTATTGAGAAAGAGTTTGGCAGAGTAGATGTTCTGATTAACAATGCGGCAGTCATGCAGGCAGGCGATCCGGTGGAAACACAGGATATTCAACAGATTCGTCAGGTGTTTGAAACTAATGTGATCGGTACATGGAATGTGACACAGAAGTTTATTCCCCTTTTGAAGAAGTCGGAGCATGGCAGGGTTGTCAATGTTTCCAGCGGCGCAGGTTCTTACAGAGATCCACAGTATGGCTTCTTAGATGGTGCAATGGGCATTCCCTGCTCCGGTTATGGAATTTCTAAGCTGGCCGTCAACGGACTAACCCTTAAAACAGCAAAAGAGCTGGAGAAGGATCACATTCTGGTAAATGCAGTATGCCCGGATATTACGGATACGTTTGGCAGCGGAATGTTTGGCCGACCAGTGGAGGTCAGTGCAAAGAGTGTGATCTGGGCGGCAACCTTACCGGATGATGGCCCGACAGGTGGATTTTTCCGTGATGGTAAGGAACTGCCCTGGTAATAACTGTCCCTGATGATACCAGGAGAAATGAAAAAACGCTAAGAAAGTAGAAAGAAGGCCATTAGCAAGGAAAAACCGCAAACCGGATACAGAAATGCAGGAAACGGGGTTTTATTCCAACGAACTGCTTTTTTCGGTCAACAGCATCGTTAACGTCAGGGATGGCACTGTTTTTACCGCTTATAGAAGAATGCAACCGTCTGATAGAAATAGATTCTGTCCGGGAATATAGTCTTTTATTTATTGACTATCTGTTTCGCCAGAGAGATTCTAAACGCACGCCATTACGGGATGGATAGGGTGAAAGACTGCATTGACCAATACCTGGCGGTTATGCAGCATACAAATGAGAACAAAGGCTCTGCCCTCTTACTGATTGGTGCTCCAGGAACCGGACAGATCATCCTGACCGGGCAGATTGGAGATGTGATGAAGGGATCCGCATGTATTTCATTGAGCCTGCTGAAATCAAGACTGCCGATGAACGCTGTGAATTTCAAAGAAAAGGATATTCACATCCATGTTCCTTCTGGCGCTACGCCTAAGGACGGGCCTTCTGCTGGCATCACGCTGTTTACAGCACTGGTTTCGCTGATCACAGGAAAAAAGGTAGATTCCAGACTGGCTATGACAGGTGAAATTACCCTGCGGGGCGAAGCCACAACAACCAGCGGTCTGAAAGAAAAAGCTCTATGGCGAACAGTGGGTTGGGATTACCAAGGTTCCGATTCCAAAAGACAATACAAGTGATCTGAAAGGTGTTTCTGAGGAGATCAAAAGCCAGCTGACTATCATTCCCATCAGCACGATTGAGGATGTTTTGAAGGAAATGCTGGGAATTCAGCTGCCAAGAATAGAGCAGGTGATTTGGAGCGGCGCAACATTCGGAACACCAATGACAAATATACCAGGATGATTGTGGAAGGAGATAGAATAATGGAGCAGGAAATCTTTAAAATTAAATGGCAAACGTTTGCATCCATGTTATACTGAAATCATCATACAGAGCAGAGGTTGAAATTTATACCCATTCGGGCATTCCGTAATATATGTCCTTGGGACAGGCGGACTTCGTCCAACAAGGTATGGGGATACTGCTTCATCGAAAATGTTTAGGCTTTTTTTGCCATTATATACAGATACTATCAAGGCAATTCTGATTGATTTTCTGGAAAGTGGAAAATCGGATGGAGTAGAGGGGTTCCAGTGGACTTATGGAAAAAAGCAAACCAGACCATTGCATTGTTGGAGCATTTACGGTGTGTAAAAATAAATCTTGTAGGAACCGGCTAAGGAGCTTGGACGGCAAGCAATGCTGCTTTGGAACATCCGGATTTGGTTGGGCGGATTGTTGCGGATAGTTTTGATGACAGGACGCTGGCAGACTGGCGGTTGTCCATACTTTTCTACAGGAGAAGGTGAAAGTAGATGACAATGATTAAAGAAATACGCTGTGATTTACGGGAAATTCCGGGAGTAGGCAAGAATATAGAGCAGGATTTGCGAAATATTGGAATTCGGACGATTGAAGATTTAAAGGGAAGGGAGCGGAAATGATACGATTTGTAGAGCAAGGAGATATGGGACAAGTACTGTCTATGATGGAAGAGGTAAAAGCGGATTTTGCTGGATATCAGGAAACAGAGTTTTTGGAAGCATTGGAGAATGCGATACGGAATAAAGAAGCATTTTTGGAGGAAAAGCAGGGAAAACTGGCAGGGATAATTAGCTTTTCCTATGAAGAAAAGGAGATTACCTTTTTGGCAGTACGGCCGGAGTTTCGTCAGTGTGGAATTGGAAGAGAATTAGTTGCGCGGGTAAAAAGCTGTTTTCCCAGTGGGGCGGAACTTTCGGTTATTACTTTCCGGGCGGGAGATGAGAAGGGGATCGCGGCACACCGCTGCTATCATGCCTGTGGATTTGAGGCTGGCGAGGAATTGACCGTTTTCGATTATCCATGCCAGAGGATGAAAGTGATGATTCCTTAAGACCGCAATTATCCGACTGGTATTAGTTGTGAGGAGTGTGAAGGAAATGAATGGTTTGATTCTGCTGATACCATTTTTTCTAATCAGATTTGGGTTACTGTGGTGTAGGGACAGGGAGTCAGTCCGGCGTGCAGCTCACTTTGCTCCAATGATTGGAAATGAAATGGCGGCATATTGGCTTTATCAAATTTCTAATGCGGCAATAGTTATTTATCTGTGTTTTTTAAAAGTACGGATAGAATTTTCAGGTTTATTTTTGGCTGGAACAGTATGTTATCTGTTGGGGTTGCTGCTGTGTGCAGTCTCTATTATTGGGTTTTCATCCCCTTCCCCCGAGGGTCTGAACACGAAAGGAATTTATGGATTTTCCCGCCATCCTATGTATGTGTCGTATTTTATATACCTTATGGGGTGTGCGTTTCTGACAGAATCATGGATTTTTGGAGGGATTATTTTGGTGTTTCAGATATCCTCTCATTGGATTGTCCTTGCAGAAGAGAGAGAATGCGAGAAACGGTTTGGTGAGCATTATAGGCAATATAGGCAAGAAGTAAGAAGATATATTTAAAGGAGAATGAAATCTTGGTGTCTTTATTTGGAGGCTGCAGATGTTTCAATCAACTATAGAGTTAAAGCGGACAGAGGATTCAGCTATGGTAGCAAAAATTGCAGAAAAAACTGTACGGGCCATCTATCCTCAGTATTATCCGGCGGGAGCCGTGGAGTTTTTTGTAGAGCTGCATAGTGAGATGCAAATTGAAAAAGTAAAGCGTAAGGAAGATATCTATCTTGTGTTGGCACAAGGAAAGATTGTAGGGACAGGGAGTATCAGGAAAAACGAAATCTGCAGATTATTTATTCTTCCTGAGTATCAGGGCGAGGGATATGGCAGCAGGCTAATGGATGTATTGGAAAAACTAATTTTAGAAAAACATTCCAAGGTTCATGTGGATGCTTCTTTTCCTGCGGAAAGTATGTACTTCAAAAGAGGATATGAAATAATTGCCTTTGAGAAAATCGAAACAGAAAACGGAGATTATCTTTGTTACCATACTATGGAGAAAATTGGATTATGAAAAATTTTATCAGAGAAGACCAATTATTCTCTCTCTGTGGTTTGAATTGCGCATTATGTTCCATGCACTTGGGCGGACATTGCCCGGGCTGCGGGGGCGGAGTGGGAAACCAACCTTGTAAAATAGCAAAATGCAGTCTGGACCATGGAAAAATAGCATATTGCAATCAGTGTAGGAGCTTTCCCTGTGAAAAGTATCCACAGGAAGATAAATATGATTCCTTTATTACACACCGAAACAGATACCGTGATTTTGAGAAGTTGAAAAAAATTGGTGTAAATGCATACCAGAAGGAACAGAGTGAAAAAGCTGGTATTCTAAATGATTTGCTTAAGAATTATAATGATGGAAGAAAGAAAACGTTTTTTTGTCTCGCAGTGAATCTCCTGGAGCTGAATGATTTACGGATCGTGGTGGAGCAGGCAAAAAAAGAGGAGACGGGGTTTTCAGTAAAAGAAAAGGCTGGTTATATGGCAGGGGTGCTTCAAAAGGTCTCCGAACAGAAGGGAATATGTTTAAAACTGAGGAAGAAGCCTGCAAAAGGCAAAGAAATGTAGGAGGGATACAGCCATGAAAATGCCGATAGAGGGAATGAATCCGGAGATGTTTGCCCCATGCGGAATGAACTGTATGGTGTGTTATAAGCACTGTTATCATAAAAAACCGTGTGCCGGCTGTAATCCGGGAGATGAAGGAAAGCCGGAGCATTGCCGGAAATGTAAAATTAAGGATTGTGCGACAGACAAAGGAGTGTCTTACTGCTACGAGTGCCTGGAATATCCCTGCAGGCAGTTAAAGTCTCTGGAGAAGAGCTACAACATCAGATATCATGCAAGCCTTCTGGAAAACAGCCTTATGGTACAGACACAGGGAGTGGAAACGTTCATGGAGAAGCAAAAAGAAAAATTTACCTGCCCAAAGTGTGGTGGGATTATTTCGTTGCATGATGCAGAATGCAGTGAGTGTCAGTGGAAAATGCAAAAGAAGCAGGGGAGATTACAATTATTGGACTAAACAGCAGGACAAGCATAATTTAGGAGCAATGGAAAAATTGTTTATAAAATATGTGAAGAAAAGGCTGGAGAATTATCTGAAAATATTAGAGAAATGAAAACAAATATAGCGTAATTGTATAAAGGAGATAAAAGATTTTAATGATTAGCACGATTTCTAAAGATATATTGGGTTGTGTACTTCATTGAACATTAGCAGTTCAATAAGTATACCCAAAGGGCATCCCTTAATACATGCCCTTCGGACGAGTGGATTTCGTTTGATAAGGTGTAGGCATGTGGAACGGAAAGCGAATTGTTTTATTAAATCGAGTTCAAACCTATCCCAGTATAAATTTGCTGTAGTGATGTACGTTAGCATCACACCTTCAGCATTAGAAGAATTCAATGCCTTTCCTGTACTATGCTCATATACTGTTCCAAGTCTAACCCATCGTCACCCTTTCGGCAAAGCAAATGGTATCTCATCTTTAATACATTTCATGCTGCCATCGGCGAACTTCTCATAATGCAAATTAGTGATAGGAGTTATTTTTTTACCAAAACTGATTTTTACAAATTTTCTTTTTGTGAAGTAAGTTGGCTTTAGTAATTAGAGGAACATTTAAGAAAACTTAAATAAACTTTAAGAGAGGAGTATTCAATTAAAATCTAGGATATTTTTTAAGACTCGGAACATGGCTGAGTCCAAGCAGCAGTTCCAGGTAGTCGGAAAATCCAAGCACGTAGGCAAATTCCCTGTAACGGCAGCTATTTGCATTGAGGACTCTGACGTGCCGGTGAATGAGGAGCCTGGTCGCTCCGTCCAGATTCAGGGCGTCGATCTGATTGGCATAGATGTCTGCCTGTTTTTGTGTTTCCTGATAATCATCTTCACTTGCAATGATTTTTTCCAGAGCGTCATTGATACGCAGGCCCATGATTTGGAATAAAACTGTATTATTTGCCATCGAATTCCTCCTTTCGCAGTCCGTATATTACCTCTGAACCCAGAGGATGGCAACTTATATTTTTCCCCGTCATGGGTCCCCAAAACGCCTCCAAAATCTCCATATACCGAAGGGGACTGGATTGTTTAGTATAACGGGCATCCCTTCAGATTGGAGGAGAGCCATGCAGGAATTTCATGTCAAGAAAGACATAGGAGATGTGCGTATACCTGTCAGCGAGAAATATATGCTGACCATCAAGGAGGCATCTAGGTATTTTAGTATCGGAGTGAGAATATGAGGCGTCTGGCAGAGGATAATCTGGGAAGGTTTTCTGTTTACAGTGGGAACAGGTATCTGATTATCCGCACAAAATTTGAAGAGTATATGGATTTGCTGGCAGAACGGGAGGAGGAAAATAATGAAGATACCGGCATCAGGTGAAAAGAACATTTTGAATCAAGAGGAGGCAATCGTACACTTTGGCCTTAGCAGAAGAAAATTTTATAAGCTTCTGAAAGAAGGAAAGGATACTCCGTTTATGGCTTTATATGGTACACGCAGACTAATCATCCGCACAGAGTTTGAAAAATATCTGAAATTACATTCGGAATTAAAAAGGAGGGGAAGCTGAATGAGCCATAGGCGGGATTCCAAACACAGGGTTCTCCGCAGGGGAGAATCCATCCGGGCAGACGGAAAATACCAGTTCAAGTACCATATCAACGGCAAACCGCATTTTGTTTATAGCTGGCGGTTAGAGTCTACGGATAAGCTGCCTGCCGGAAAGAAGCCATGCCTTTCCCTGCGGGAGCTGGAGAGACAGATCGGATATGACCTGGACACATTGGTGGACCCAGTGGGAAAGAATATAACCGTAGAAGAGCTGTAGCAGGACGGGCGGGGAAGCAGTACCATTAAAACGGTACGGGGTGTCCTGCATCCGGCTTTTCAAATGGCAGTCTATGATGATGTGTTGCATAAAAATCCCTTCAGCTTTGAACTGGCCACAGTCATTGTCAATGACAGCGTGACCAGAGAAGCGATCACAAGAGACCAGATGAGGAAGTTCCTGAAATTTGTCCATGACGACAATGTGTACTGCAAGTATTATAAGGGAGCATTTCATGAAAGGCTGAATTCATATGGGATGGTCATTATGGATGAATGTCATCATGCAGCGTCGACAATGGCGCAGAGAATTTTAAAGAAGGTAAATGCGAAGTATGTATATGGAGTTTCAGCAACACCAATGCGAAGCGATAATCTTGAGAAAATCAATTATATGTTTTTGGGATCGATACGACATAGATATACAGCAATGGAAAGAACTATGGAAGAAAACTGTTAGAACAGTATCAAGACAAACTGGATAAAATATTTTTTCCATATGATATAGTGCGTGTAGGATTCTCGCTTTCAATGGCTAAGAAAGTTCTGGCGGAATTTAAGAAGGTATGTCGGAATATTGAATTGGTTTCAGAACTCAAATTATATTTTGTGGAATGTGGAACTAAATTCACAAATATGTATGGGGATATTGATGAAGGATTTTATAATGTGGTTTGTGATATATACCATGATGTAATAGAAAGTGTTTCTGGTGATAAAACATTGTTCCAAAAGTGGAATGACAGGCTCGTTAATATTGTTCAAGAATCAAATGGTATAGGCTGGGGATTTCATGATTATCTGGTTGAAAAGTATTATGGTATTCCATGGGGAGGAGAATAAAAAGATTAAGCGGGTATGGAAAGTTGTGCTTAATCTTCTTCATAAAGTTTGGACAGTAAGTAATCAATATCCGTAGAATAATTTGGACGTTTACCAGCAACATAATCATCAAGATATGCCTGACATTCGGAAATAATCTGCTTGGAATTTTTATCAATGATATTTTGAATCATCGTAGCAAAAACGTTTCCTTCCGTACGATAACGGATCAGATATTGTTTGGTTACTGGAAATATTTTTATGTAATGTAGACCATGTCGATTATGTGGTCTGGTTGTCGGCCTTGGTGGTAAGGCAAAGTACTGCTGCCTTGGTGCGGCAGCAGGAATATTGGAACGGATTGGTACCGCAAAATCTTGTAGTTTTTCTTTGTATGTTAAGCGTATGATTAGGACGTAAGGTCTTTGTGATTTTAAAAGAACTTCTGCATCACCGCGGTATTTTTCGAGCAGATTGATATTTATTGAAACAAGTTTCATAGCGTTTATCCTTTCAAAAAGAGGAATCACATATTTATTAAAAACGGGACATGTCCTAAGACAAGTCCCGTCTAACACGTAAGCGATATTCTACGCTATACAGCACCCCGTCGCTTCCGGAAGTTAAACATACACGTTCATCATATTCTAGCCGTGATGACCGACAAGTATTTCTACTCATTTATATTATATGCAGAAGTGAGAAAAATAGCAAGTTGTGAAACTTGAAAATTTGATAAAATTTCTTTGGAGTGAAGTGAATTTTTTGGGGGGAATATTGTTATGTAGATGGTACGTTTTGCCATAAAAAGCTGTTAGTAGTAAACATTTCAAGTTCCTATTACGTTTTTACTACTAATGAGGGCATTAAATTGCGTCGGCTTGCCGCACAACACAAAAATGCAGGCTGAC encodes the following:
- a CDS encoding flavodoxin family protein; protein product: MSKKVVVLNGSPVAGGCSETLSDYLIQGVQENGNTAVKMNLSKMNLHPCIGCNGCKMGKGNPCVQNDDMTEVYQVIQRADVIVWASPLYWMQFSAQIKMVMDRLYALSPESIANKQVALLAAAASPAEAIENTLLPYYQMCFGQSLGWKDAGSVLAGGVFGPGDVEKTPYAQQAYELGKSL
- a CDS encoding SDR family NAD(P)-dependent oxidoreductase, yielding MQIVLITGSGRKGGLGYETAKQLGEKGCHVILTARKTEAELAVHTEELARKGISASYVPMDITSEESVKNAAASIEKEFGRVDVLINNAAVMQAGDPVETQDIQQIRQVFETNVIGTWNVTQKFIPLLKKSEHGRVVNVSSGAGSYRDPQYGFLDGAMGIPCSGYGISKLAVNGLTLKTAKELEKDHILVNAVCPDITDTFGSGMFGRPVEVSAKSVIWAATLPDDGPTGGFFRDGKELPW
- a CDS encoding S16 family serine protease, giving the protein MKDCIDQYLAVMQHTNENKGSALLLIGAPGTGQIILTGQIGDVMKGSACISLSLLKSRLPMNAVNFKEKDIHIHVPSGATPKDGPSAGITLFTALVSLITGKKVDSRLAMTGEITLRGEATTTSGLKEKALWRTVGWDYQGSDSKRQYK
- a CDS encoding S16 family serine protease; translation: MPKDNTSDLKGVSEEIKSQLTIIPISTIEDVLKEMLGIQLPRIEQVIWSGATFGTPMTNIPG
- a CDS encoding helix-hairpin-helix domain-containing protein, which encodes MTMIKEIRCDLREIPGVGKNIEQDLRNIGIRTIEDLKGRERK
- a CDS encoding GNAT family N-acetyltransferase, whose translation is MIRFVEQGDMGQVLSMMEEVKADFAGYQETEFLEALENAIRNKEAFLEEKQGKLAGIISFSYEEKEITFLAVRPEFRQCGIGRELVARVKSCFPSGAELSVITFRAGDEKGIAAHRCYHACGFEAGEELTVFDYPCQRMKVMIP
- a CDS encoding methyltransferase family protein, whose amino-acid sequence is MNGLILLIPFFLIRFGLLWCRDRESVRRAAHFAPMIGNEMAAYWLYQISNAAIVIYLCFLKVRIEFSGLFLAGTVCYLLGLLLCAVSIIGFSSPSPEGLNTKGIYGFSRHPMYVSYFIYLMGCAFLTESWIFGGIILVFQISSHWIVLAEERECEKRFGEHYRQYRQEVRRYI
- a CDS encoding GNAT family N-acetyltransferase is translated as MFQSTIELKRTEDSAMVAKIAEKTVRAIYPQYYPAGAVEFFVELHSEMQIEKVKRKEDIYLVLAQGKIVGTGSIRKNEICRLFILPEYQGEGYGSRLMDVLEKLILEKHSKVHVDASFPAESMYFKRGYEIIAFEKIETENGDYLCYHTMEKIGL
- a CDS encoding DUF3795 domain-containing protein — its product is MKNFIREDQLFSLCGLNCALCSMHLGGHCPGCGGGVGNQPCKIAKCSLDHGKIAYCNQCRSFPCEKYPQEDKYDSFITHRNRYRDFEKLKKIGVNAYQKEQSEKAGILNDLLKNYNDGRKKTFFCLAVNLLELNDLRIVVEQAKKEETGFSVKEKAGYMAGVLQKVSEQKGICLKLRKKPAKGKEM
- a CDS encoding DUF3795 domain-containing protein, with product MKMPIEGMNPEMFAPCGMNCMVCYKHCYHKKPCAGCNPGDEGKPEHCRKCKIKDCATDKGVSYCYECLEYPCRQLKSLEKSYNIRYHASLLENSLMVQTQGVETFMEKQKEKFTCPKCGGIISLHDAECSECQWKMQKKQGRLQLLD
- a CDS encoding excisionase; protein product: MQEFHVKKDIGDVRIPVSEKYMLTIKEASRYFSIGVRI
- a CDS encoding excisionase, which translates into the protein MKIPASGEKNILNQEEAIVHFGLSRRKFYKLLKEGKDTPFMALYGTRRLIIRTEFEKYLKLHSELKRRGS